A genomic region of Apteryx mantelli isolate bAptMan1 chromosome 12, bAptMan1.hap1, whole genome shotgun sequence contains the following coding sequences:
- the LOC136993221 gene encoding LOW QUALITY PROTEIN: 2-epi-5-epi-valiolone synthase-like (The sequence of the model RefSeq protein was modified relative to this genomic sequence to represent the inferred CDS: inserted 4 bases in 3 codons; substituted 2 bases at 2 genomic stop codons): MPVSEEVFATTAPAALPERPRQTDFQLMXVKSTRCXIKKGEALSDCKGKITLSEAKIGECVSEGGISWTIEAPIYFCYKVVETYNILDPSNTTLLWGHITVPQQLELATSSKMKLRRFIVMDEVVDDLYGSKVRQYFEENNIQYKILALPTTKETKSMDLVLNILQEVQTFSIDRQTEPIIAIRGGVCLDIVGLAVSLYRRRTPTLLSYIDASVRAKNGVNFLQCKNKLGGYTPPVASFLDRSFXSIPRRHISNGLDEILKMALMKHKGLSDLLKSHGKYSLDTKFQXDSAGRGDAALQTTRIAIETMLEELAPSLWEDGLDRWVDFGHLISPELEMQVLPLLMHGEAVNIEMAFVIYVAYXRGLLTPAEKEQLTQCTAGLSRGRLPWAGPGFWRGDA, translated from the exons ATGCCGGTGTCTGAAGAGGTCTTCGCAACAACTGCCCCAGCAGCCCTGCCGGAGAGGCCCCGGCAGACGGACTTCCAGCTCATGTGAGTCAAAAGCACGCGGTGCTGAATCAAGAAGGGAGAAGCCTTATCCGACTGCAAGGGCAAGATAACTCTCTCTGAAGCTAAGAT AGGTGAATGTGTTTCCGAAGGCGGGATTTCCTGGACGATTGAAGCTCCCATCTATTTTTGCTACAAAGTGGTAGAGACGTACAACATTTTGGATCCCTCTAACACCACTCTCCTTTGGGGTCACATTACTGTCCCCCAGCAACTAGAGCTGGCCACCAGTAGCAAAATGAAGCTGAGGCGTTTTATTGTCATGGATGAAGTAGTCGATGACCTTTATGGCTCCAAAGTGAGACAGTACTTCGAAGAGAATAACATTCAATACAAAATCCTTGCCCTGCCTACCACCAAAGAAACGAAATCCATGGATTTGGTCTTGAACATCTTGCAAGAAGTTCAGACCTTCAGCATTGACAGGCAAACAGAGCCCATCATCGCCATCAGAGGAGGAGTTTGCCTGGATATTGTAGGGCTCGCAGTGTCGCTCTACAGAAGACGCACCCCCACCCTCCTGTCCTACATTGACGCCAGTGTGAGGGCAAAGAATGGGGTGAATTTCCTCCAGTGCAAGAACAAGCTTGGAGGCTACACTCCTCCAGTAGCTAGTTTTCTGGATAGATCCT AAAGTATTCCTCGGCGACACATCTCCAATGGCCTTGATGAAATTTTAAAG ATGGCACTCATGAAACACAAAGGGTTGTCTGACTTGCTCAAGAGCCATGGAAAATACTCTCTGGACACCAAGTTTCA TGACTCTGCCGGCCGTGGGGATGCTGCACTCCAGACCACCAGAATTGCCATCGAAACCATGTTGGAAGAGTTGGCTCCCAGTCTCTGGGAGGATGGTCTGGACAGATGGGTTGATTTTGGTCACCTTATAAGCCCAGAGCTGGAAATG CAGGTTTTACCATTGCTGATGCATGGGGAGGCCGTGAACATCGAGATGGCGTTCGTGATCTACGTGGCCT GCCGGGGGCTCCTCACCCCCGCGGAGAAGGAGCAGCTCACCCAGTGCACGGCGGGGCTCTCGCGAGGgcgcctgccctgggctgggccgGGGTTTTGGAGAGGGGATGCTTGA